CCCATGTAAGCGCGGTCGGCACATGTTGCACTGGAATGACGCGGTGAACTGCGCCCGTCTGCGGGTCCCAAACGCGGATGGTCTTGTCGTTGCTGGCCGTGGCGAGTAAAGGTCGGCCGTTGAGGGTGAAGGCACATACCGCCGTCACCCAAGCTGTGTGGCCTTCAAGCTTATGTTGCTTTCTGCCAGTGTCTGCGTCCCAAATGTGGATGGTCCTATTGCTGGCCGTGGCGAGCAGTGTCCGGCCGCCGAGGGTGAAGGCGCATACCGCTTGTACCCACTCCTCATGGCCTGCGAGGGTCCGCTGTAGCAAGCCGGTACTAGGGTCCCAGATAGCCACCTTTCTATCCGCGGTAGTGGTGGCGAGCATGACGCGGTCATGGGAGAAATAAGCGCAAAGTGTCTGTGTAGTGGTATCCCTCAGGAGGAACGCCGTCATTTTGCCCCATAAACCGCTGGGATCTTTGAGAGTGTGTTCGTGCTGGCCTGTATCGGCGTCCCAAACGCGCACGGTAGTATCCCCGGCAGCGGAAGCGAGGAGAGTGCGGCCGTGCACGTTGATAGCACATACTGCCTTTACTCCTCCTTTATGACCTTTTAAAGTATGAAGGACATGGCCGGTGTTGGAGTCAAAGATGCGAACTCTATAGTCGTCATAGCCGGCGGCGAGGAGCGTACGCCCATTTGAATCGAATGCGCAAACATCATTGATGCGCAGGTCTTCCTGAACAAGTATTCCCCGAGCATAGGCCCATCCAGGGCTGGAGATTACCGTTCGGCCATTGCCGGTGTCGGCGTCCCAGATTCGTATGGTCAAATCGTCGCCAGCGGTGGCGAGTAGGGTGTGGCCGTGCTCGGTATAGGAACAGATTGTCCGCACCCAATCGCTGTGGTATTCATGAGCACGATGACGCTTACTCGCATCGGGGTCCCATGTTCGGATCGTT
This genomic window from Microbispora sp. ZYX-F-249 contains:
- a CDS encoding WD40 repeat domain-containing protein, with protein sequence TSGVNALCAFTIRGRALLASAGYEGIHVWDPFTGELYRTIEDRITGPGTVCAVNSRGRVLLATTNGNSLFEALADLGGTIPVNVWDVETGEHQGVSEGPLNEQTLRIPAVCAFTSNGRTLLATVSRSADVRIWDLDTRKLVRTLVGHSAWVGAICSYTSNGRTLLATASDDGTIRTWDPDASKRHRAHEYHSDWVRTICSYTEHGHTLLATAGDDLTIRIWDADTGNGRTVISSPGWAYARGILVQEDLRINDVCAFDSNGRTLLAAGYDDYRVRIFDSNTGHVLHTLKGHKGGVKAVCAINVHGRTLLASAAGDTTVRVWDADTGQHEHTLKDPSGLWGKMTAFLLRDTTTQTLCAYFSHDRVMLATTTADRKVAIWDPSTGLLQRTLAGHEEWVQAVCAFTLGGRTLLATASNRTIHIWDADTGRKQHKLEGHTAWVTAVCAFTLNGRPLLATASNDKTIRVWDPQTGAVHRVIPVQHVPTALTWVQGRLAVALWTGLLVLQPLTTGSTTPA